A genomic region of Candidatus Poribacteria bacterium contains the following coding sequences:
- a CDS encoding HEAT repeat domain-containing protein — MSDITELVIHLQNSSPDVRSGAINALAKTGDSRVVAPLITALQDESESVRGCALQGLKDIGPPAVPLLIVALKNRDRWVRRKASCVIDDIGYELREIGDFRAVEPLIDALKDSRSVVRGHSVTALGKIGGPQALPAVIAALKTEAVGSALDIRVCYRAIEALQRLGETAAEFLIPALQHPDKAIRRKAATLLGKTGETGAVELLIGALRDKYPRVRSRAAHALGRIGNPSAVKPLAIAITDEAPNVRINALHALGKFGESAVAALGDPVVSVRRHTIAALEKNR; from the coding sequence ATGAGTGACATTACTGAACTGGTTATCCATTTACAAAATTCGAGTCCGGATGTCCGCAGCGGTGCCATTAACGCGTTAGCAAAAACCGGAGATTCAAGAGTTGTTGCGCCACTGATAACGGCATTGCAGGATGAGTCTGAATCGGTTCGGGGATGTGCGCTTCAGGGGTTAAAAGACATCGGTCCGCCGGCAGTTCCGCTTTTGATAGTTGCACTGAAAAACCGAGATCGATGGGTTCGCAGGAAAGCCTCCTGTGTGATTGATGATATTGGCTACGAATTGAGGGAAATAGGGGATTTTCGAGCGGTTGAACCCCTGATAGATGCGCTCAAGGATTCGAGGAGTGTCGTTCGCGGTCATTCCGTGACAGCATTAGGAAAAATTGGCGGACCACAAGCCCTTCCGGCGGTGATAGCTGCGTTGAAAACCGAAGCGGTGGGAAGTGCGCTCGACATTAGGGTCTGCTATCGCGCTATTGAAGCATTGCAGAGACTCGGTGAAACAGCAGCTGAGTTCTTGATCCCTGCGTTGCAACATCCAGATAAAGCTATCCGCAGAAAAGCGGCTACGCTACTCGGTAAAACTGGCGAAACAGGCGCAGTTGAACTACTCATCGGTGCCCTCAGAGACAAATACCCGCGCGTCCGTAGCAGGGCAGCACATGCGTTAGGACGAATTGGCAATCCGAGTGCTGTCAAGCCTTTAGCTATTGCAATCACGGATGAGGCACCCAATGTCCGTATCAATGCGCTTCATGCATTGGGTAAATTCGGTGAATCTGCAGTAGCAGCGCTAGGAGATCCCGTCGTATCTGTCCGTAGACACACCATCGCTGCGTTGGAAAAAAACCGGTAG
- a CDS encoding TlpA family protein disulfide reductase yields MKPINQARRSFLVVSILFSLMIAVTGCVSPDRENRRYEHALIEKPAPDFTLRDLRGNQVSLSDFRGQPVVLNFWATWCSPCRVEIPHLEALYTKYKDQGLVVIGMNTETDYMKVKRFAEPQISYTVLLDGGTQAQGYDVSGIPCTYYIDREGIIQHRSVGFGPGDEVMIEEKIQKLLANTDH; encoded by the coding sequence ATGAAACCGATAAACCAAGCCCGAAGATCTTTCCTCGTCGTGTCTATCCTGTTTTCGCTAATGATTGCTGTAACGGGATGTGTGTCACCGGATCGGGAAAATCGCAGGTATGAGCATGCACTCATTGAGAAACCTGCTCCTGACTTCACACTACGGGACCTAAGGGGAAATCAAGTCAGCCTGTCGGACTTCAGAGGACAACCGGTCGTACTCAACTTCTGGGCGACGTGGTGCAGTCCGTGCCGCGTAGAAATCCCACATCTGGAGGCACTTTACACAAAATATAAAGATCAGGGGTTGGTGGTCATCGGTATGAACACCGAGACCGATTATATGAAAGTGAAGCGCTTTGCAGAACCTCAGATCTCATACACCGTGCTTTTGGACGGAGGCACCCAAGCTCAAGGATATGATGTCAGCGGCATCCCGTGCACATACTATATCGACAGGGAAGGAATTATTCAGCACCGTAGCGTGGGCTTTGGCCCCGGTGACGAGGTTATGATTGAGGAAAAAATACAAAAATTGCTCGCTAATACCGATCACTAA
- a CDS encoding aminotransferase class I/II-fold pyridoxal phosphate-dependent enzyme, with protein sequence PTPDALYKLDTSNRVILIATFSKILGCGLRQGYFVAKSPYREMIHANRWDGGCSALASAIVAEFFKEHLDAHLAKTNAAVGAKCRAVVGTLREDVSDICTWTEPRGGLFLWIDLPETTDMDKVAEIAAQHNVGYSTGNAFHYRGDPVKSIRLAYAYTHLDYIGEGIGYLCDAIRAAQVESDDIAAD encoded by the coding sequence CCCAACACCCGACGCACTTTACAAACTGGATACATCAAACCGCGTTATTTTAATCGCAACGTTCTCGAAGATTCTCGGTTGTGGTCTCCGTCAGGGATATTTCGTCGCAAAATCACCATATAGAGAGATGATTCATGCGAATCGGTGGGATGGTGGATGTAGTGCGCTAGCGAGTGCAATCGTGGCAGAGTTCTTCAAAGAACATCTTGATGCACACCTCGCTAAGACAAACGCTGCCGTAGGCGCGAAATGTCGTGCTGTGGTTGGCACACTCCGGGAGGATGTGAGCGACATCTGCACTTGGACTGAGCCACGCGGTGGACTTTTCCTCTGGATCGATTTACCGGAAACGACGGATATGGACAAGGTCGCAGAAATTGCTGCCCAACACAACGTGGGTTACAGCACCGGTAACGCATTCCATTATCGAGGCGATCCCGTCAAGAGCATCCGCTTGGCTTACGCGTACACCCATCTTGATTATATAGGCGAAGGTATCGGTTACCTCTGTGATGCAATTCGCGCGGCACAAGTTGAATCGGATGATATAGCTGCCGATTAA
- a CDS encoding exonuclease SbcCD subunit D C-terminal domain-containing protein, whose protein sequence is MRILHTSDWHIGHRLYEQDRIGEHRQFLDWLLTKIKEKEVDVLLVAGDIFDTALPSSEATKLYYRFLFQLYDETHAHAVITAGNHDSPKHLAAPREFLRMGRIHVVGPASEPAECLVTLPVENPSVAIAAVPYLSESELSHISFETEPERAERYRERLKAFYHQCVERMPPELSKILMGHIFVHGGQVGDSERNIQIGGATAMQVSDFPDDVTYVALGHLHRPHAISGASYPVQYAGSPLPLRFNEANYSKKVYLLDVPTAGGVGVEEIEVPIFKELWTVTGDIDEVSLMAMSPEWDGKYIQVQLKLNRPEVGISDKIREMFHRHGGEVLSVEVELPAQTERQEIPIEEMRQPTEIFEQFYKEKFNESPDELMMETFNELLQLVEEEK, encoded by the coding sequence ATGCGTATTCTGCACACATCAGACTGGCACATCGGGCATCGACTCTATGAACAGGATCGAATCGGGGAGCATCGCCAATTCCTTGATTGGCTCCTAACGAAAATTAAAGAAAAAGAAGTTGATGTGCTACTCGTTGCAGGTGACATCTTCGATACCGCGCTACCCTCCTCAGAAGCAACAAAACTCTATTACCGATTTCTCTTTCAGTTATACGATGAGACACACGCCCACGCCGTTATCACCGCCGGTAACCATGACTCTCCGAAGCATTTGGCTGCGCCCCGTGAGTTTCTTAGAATGGGACGGATTCACGTTGTTGGGCCTGCATCTGAACCTGCGGAGTGCCTTGTTACCCTTCCCGTCGAAAATCCGAGCGTTGCTATTGCAGCAGTTCCGTACCTGTCCGAAAGCGAGCTTTCACATATTTCATTTGAGACAGAGCCTGAAAGAGCGGAACGTTATCGGGAACGGTTAAAGGCATTTTATCACCAATGTGTTGAACGTATGCCGCCGGAGCTGTCCAAGATTTTGATGGGACATATCTTCGTTCATGGCGGGCAAGTGGGCGATTCGGAACGAAACATCCAAATCGGCGGGGCGACAGCTATGCAGGTTAGCGATTTCCCTGATGATGTGACTTATGTTGCGCTCGGACATCTGCATCGACCACATGCCATTAGTGGGGCAAGCTATCCGGTCCAATATGCTGGTTCACCGCTGCCGCTGCGATTCAACGAAGCGAACTACTCCAAGAAGGTATATCTGTTAGATGTTCCAACAGCCGGTGGTGTGGGTGTAGAAGAAATTGAGGTTCCTATTTTCAAGGAACTCTGGACTGTGACGGGGGATATTGACGAAGTGAGCTTAATGGCGATGTCGCCGGAATGGGACGGGAAATATATTCAGGTACAACTGAAACTCAACCGACCGGAGGTTGGCATCAGTGATAAAATTCGAGAGATGTTTCACCGACATGGTGGGGAGGTCTTGAGCGTTGAGGTCGAACTGCCAGCGCAAACGGAGCGTCAGGAAATACCGATTGAGGAGATGCGGCAGCCAACGGAAATCTTTGAACAATTTTACAAAGAAAAATTTAATGAAAGTCCTGATGAATTGATGATGGAAACGTTCAATGAATTGTTGCAGCTCGTTGAGGAAGAAAAATGA